One segment of Streptosporangium brasiliense DNA contains the following:
- a CDS encoding MarR family winged helix-turn-helix transcriptional regulator: MVNREPGQPRHVAEAVEDESAAFEPLTKQDFEALARFRSGIRRYLRLGEEMVRRNGLTPQQYQLMLVLKGFPDREWATVRELADRLQLRHHSVVELVDRAQGQGLVAREAHPSDGRAVRVLLTAEGERVLARLSALHRDELRRMDAALALPVWNSAPREGHPPAP; this comes from the coding sequence GTGGTGAATCGAGAGCCCGGGCAGCCGCGGCATGTCGCGGAGGCGGTCGAGGACGAGAGCGCGGCGTTCGAACCCCTGACGAAGCAGGATTTCGAGGCGCTGGCCCGTTTCCGCTCCGGGATCCGCCGCTATCTGCGTCTCGGCGAGGAGATGGTGCGCAGGAACGGCCTCACCCCGCAGCAGTATCAGCTGATGCTGGTCTTGAAGGGGTTCCCCGACCGGGAGTGGGCGACCGTGCGGGAGCTCGCCGACCGGCTCCAGCTGCGCCACCACAGCGTGGTCGAACTGGTCGATCGGGCACAGGGGCAGGGACTCGTGGCGCGGGAGGCGCATCCGAGCGACGGCAGGGCGGTCCGGGTGCTGTTGACCGCGGAGGGGGAGCGGGTCCTGGCGCGCCTGAGCGCGCTGCACCGCGACGAGCTGCGGCGCATGGACGCGGCGCTCGCCCTCCCGGTCTGGAACAGCGCTCCCAGGGAGGGCCACCCGCCCGCCCCGTGA
- a CDS encoding DEAD/DEAH box helicase codes for MLDAALPEITGIPEAPAGPSEFTLLGLPKPLVTGLSRQGIDSPFPIQRATIPDILAGSDVLGRGQTGSGKTLAFGLPMMARIAGGKARPGRPLAVVLVPTRELAMQVTDALEPLGRGLSLRMKTVVGGMSMGRQIEALRRGVEVVVATPGRLTDLIQQGECTLDEVQVTILDEADHMCDLGFFPVVSAILQQTPADSQRLLFSATLDGDVDKLVRRFLTDPVTHSMAPAASSVDTMEHHVLEVHRDDKFPVTAEIANREGRTIIFVRTQHGVDRLCKQLAQVGIKAGGLHGGKRQNQRTRILAEFKEGAINVLVCTDVAARGIHVDNISLVLHVDPPQDHKSYLHRGGRTARAGEKGTVMTLVLPNERRSTDAMTRRAGIKPFRLKATPGHPRLEEVAGARQPSGEPIPVWEPSAPAAKQRERRGFGGNGGGRGPRRFRDRPGHGGEGHQPRERSYGDEGRGGERGNSGNVSDLRGQYRSGGGYRGDRSGGGYRSDRPAGDREPFRGDRSGGYRSGERQGGGYRSGEPFRAEGRSEGRGDGRGAARGGFRGGRQGGHGTGGHGR; via the coding sequence ATGCTTGACGCTGCCCTGCCCGAAATCACCGGCATCCCCGAGGCTCCCGCCGGGCCGTCCGAGTTCACCCTCCTCGGCCTGCCGAAGCCGCTGGTGACCGGGCTCTCCCGCCAGGGCATCGACAGCCCCTTCCCCATCCAGCGCGCGACGATCCCCGACATCCTCGCCGGCAGCGACGTCCTGGGCCGTGGCCAGACCGGCTCGGGCAAGACGCTGGCCTTCGGCCTGCCCATGATGGCCCGCATCGCCGGCGGCAAGGCCCGCCCGGGCCGCCCCCTCGCCGTCGTCCTGGTGCCCACCCGTGAGCTGGCCATGCAGGTGACCGACGCGCTGGAGCCGCTCGGCCGCGGCCTGTCCCTGCGGATGAAGACCGTCGTCGGCGGCATGTCCATGGGCCGGCAGATCGAGGCGCTGCGCCGCGGCGTCGAGGTCGTCGTGGCCACCCCGGGCCGGCTGACCGACCTGATCCAGCAGGGCGAGTGCACGCTGGACGAGGTCCAGGTGACCATCCTGGACGAGGCCGACCACATGTGCGACCTGGGCTTCTTCCCGGTCGTCAGCGCGATCCTGCAGCAGACCCCGGCCGACAGCCAGCGCCTGCTGTTCTCCGCCACCCTCGACGGTGACGTGGACAAGCTCGTCCGCCGCTTCCTCACCGACCCGGTGACCCACTCCATGGCCCCGGCCGCCTCCTCGGTCGACACCATGGAGCACCACGTGCTGGAGGTGCACCGCGACGACAAGTTCCCGGTGACCGCCGAGATCGCCAACCGTGAGGGCCGGACCATCATCTTCGTGCGCACCCAGCACGGAGTGGACCGCCTGTGCAAGCAGCTGGCCCAGGTCGGCATCAAGGCCGGCGGCCTGCACGGCGGCAAGCGCCAGAACCAGCGCACCCGCATCCTGGCCGAGTTCAAGGAAGGTGCGATCAACGTCCTGGTCTGCACCGACGTCGCGGCCCGCGGCATCCACGTCGACAACATCAGCTTGGTGCTGCACGTCGACCCGCCCCAGGACCACAAGAGCTACCTGCACCGCGGCGGCCGTACCGCCCGCGCCGGGGAGAAGGGCACCGTCATGACGCTGGTGCTCCCCAACGAGCGCCGCTCCACCGACGCGATGACCCGCCGCGCAGGCATCAAGCCCTTCCGCCTCAAGGCCACCCCGGGCCACCCGCGCCTGGAGGAGGTCGCCGGCGCCCGCCAGCCCAGCGGCGAGCCGATCCCGGTCTGGGAGCCCTCGGCTCCGGCCGCCAAGCAGCGCGAGCGCCGTGGGTTCGGCGGCAACGGCGGCGGCCGGGGTCCGCGCCGCTTCCGTGACCGTCCCGGCCACGGCGGCGAGGGCCACCAGCCCCGTGAGCGCTCCTACGGCGACGAGGGCCGCGGCGGCGAGCGCGGCAACAGCGGCAACGTGAGCGACCTGCGCGGCCAGTACCGCTCCGGCGGCGGCTACCGCGGCGACCGTTCCGGCGGCGGTTACCGCTCCGACCGTCCCGCGGGCGACCGCGAGCCGTTCCGCGGCGACCGTTCCGGCGGCTACCGCTCCGGCGAGCGCCAGGGCGGCGGCTACCGCAGCGGCGAGCCGTTCCGTGCCGAGGGCCGTTCCGAGGGCCGCGGTGACGGCCGCGGCGCCGCGCGCGGCGGCTTCCGCGGCGGGCGCCAGGGCGGGCACGGCACGGGCGGTCACGGCCGCTGA
- the hisG gene encoding ATP phosphoribosyltransferase, protein MLRLAVPNKGALTEAAQTILKEAGYRARKDTKELVVVDPDNSCELFFLRPKDIAVYVGEGTLDAGITGRDMLRDSGAQVEEILPLGFGKSTFRFAADPGGFSSVADLKGKRIATAYAGLLESYLVEQDIEARVIKLDGAVETAVRLGVADAVADVVETGTTLRNMGLEVFGEPIARSEAVLIRQVDGPQSPGLQQLVRRLQGVLVARDYVMMDYDIRVERIEEAIALTPGMEGPTVSPLHREGWVAVRAMVPRKGHQQVMDQLWEIGAKAILVTAIFACRL, encoded by the coding sequence ATGCTGCGTCTCGCCGTCCCCAACAAGGGCGCCCTCACCGAGGCCGCCCAGACGATACTCAAAGAAGCCGGATACCGCGCGCGCAAGGACACCAAGGAGCTCGTGGTCGTCGACCCCGACAACTCCTGCGAGCTGTTCTTCCTGCGCCCCAAGGACATCGCCGTCTACGTCGGCGAGGGCACCCTGGATGCCGGGATCACCGGCCGTGACATGCTCCGCGACTCCGGCGCGCAGGTCGAGGAGATCCTGCCGCTCGGCTTCGGCAAGTCGACCTTCCGCTTCGCCGCCGACCCGGGCGGGTTCTCCTCCGTCGCCGACCTCAAGGGCAAGCGCATCGCCACCGCCTACGCCGGCCTGCTGGAGTCCTACCTCGTCGAGCAGGACATCGAGGCCCGGGTGATCAAGCTGGACGGCGCGGTCGAGACCGCGGTCCGGCTGGGCGTGGCCGACGCCGTGGCCGACGTCGTGGAGACCGGCACCACGCTGCGCAACATGGGCCTGGAGGTGTTCGGCGAGCCGATCGCCCGCTCCGAGGCCGTGCTGATCAGGCAGGTCGACGGCCCGCAGAGCCCGGGACTGCAGCAGCTCGTCCGCCGCCTGCAGGGTGTGCTGGTGGCGCGCGACTACGTGATGATGGACTACGACATCCGGGTCGAGCGGATCGAGGAGGCCATCGCCCTCACCCCCGGCATGGAGGGCCCCACGGTCTCCCCCCTGCACCGGGAGGGCTGGGTCGCCGTCCGCGCCATGGTGCCGCGCAAGGGGCACCAGCAGGTGATGGACCAGCTCTGGGAGATCGGCGCCAAGGCCATCCTGGTCACCGCGATCTTCGCCTGCCGCCTCTGA
- a CDS encoding slipin family protein: MSTFVISTLAAILALGAVGLRASVRIVKQFEKGVVFRFGQVSSGTRGPGLVLIAPIADRLHKVNMQIVTMPVPAQDGITRDNVTVHVDAVIYFRVIDPVRVTVDVQDYEAAIRQVAMASLRSIIGKSDLDDLLSNRERLNQGLELMIDSPAVGWGVHIDRVEIKDVALPDSMKRSMSRQAEAERERRSRIITAEGELQASEKLAQAAETMAAHPAALQLRLLQTVVEVAAEKNSTLVLPFPVELLRFLERATPAETDRAAPEVTPDSAPETAPEPAPALPAGLSAPAGQQFLDRTAHDGVGADR; this comes from the coding sequence ATGAGCACTTTCGTCATCTCCACGCTGGCGGCGATCCTCGCGCTGGGCGCGGTGGGGCTCAGGGCGAGCGTACGGATCGTCAAGCAGTTCGAGAAGGGCGTCGTCTTCCGGTTCGGGCAGGTCAGCTCCGGGACCCGCGGCCCCGGGCTCGTCCTGATCGCGCCGATCGCCGACCGTCTGCACAAGGTCAACATGCAGATCGTCACCATGCCGGTGCCTGCCCAGGACGGCATAACCCGTGACAACGTGACGGTTCACGTGGATGCCGTCATCTACTTCCGGGTCATCGACCCGGTGCGTGTGACCGTCGACGTCCAGGACTACGAAGCCGCCATCCGTCAGGTCGCGATGGCCTCGCTCCGTTCGATCATCGGCAAGAGCGACCTGGACGACCTGCTGTCCAACCGGGAGCGGCTCAACCAGGGGCTGGAACTGATGATCGACAGCCCTGCCGTGGGCTGGGGGGTGCACATCGACCGCGTCGAGATCAAGGACGTGGCGCTGCCCGACTCGATGAAGCGGTCCATGTCACGGCAGGCCGAAGCGGAACGTGAACGGCGCTCCCGCATCATCACCGCCGAGGGTGAGCTGCAGGCCTCGGAGAAGCTGGCCCAGGCCGCCGAGACGATGGCCGCGCACCCCGCCGCGCTGCAACTGCGCCTGCTCCAGACCGTCGTCGAAGTCGCCGCCGAGAAGAACTCCACCCTCGTGCTGCCCTTCCCCGTCGAGCTGCTCCGCTTCCTGGAACGGGCGACACCCGCGGAGACCGACCGGGCCGCCCCGGAGGTCACTCCCGACTCCGCCCCGGAGACCGCCCCGGAGCCCGCTCCGGCACTGCCGGCCGGCCTGTCGGCACCGGCCGGCCAGCAGTTCCTCGACCGGACCGCGCATGACGGCGTAGGAGCCGACCGGTAG
- a CDS encoding phosphoribosyl-ATP diphosphatase — MKTFEELYAELSDKARTRPEGSGTVAALDAGVHAIGKKVVEEAAESWMAAEHESNERAAEEISQLLYHVQVLMIAKGIGLDEVYKHL, encoded by the coding sequence ATGAAGACCTTCGAAGAGCTGTACGCCGAGCTGTCCGACAAGGCGCGCACCCGTCCCGAGGGCTCGGGGACCGTGGCCGCGCTGGACGCCGGGGTCCATGCCATCGGCAAGAAGGTCGTGGAGGAGGCCGCCGAGAGCTGGATGGCGGCCGAGCACGAGTCGAACGAGCGGGCCGCCGAGGAGATCTCCCAGCTCCTCTATCACGTGCAGGTTCTCATGATTGCGAAAGGGATCGGGCTGGACGAGGTCTACAAGCATCTGTGA